CGAGCAGGAAGCCAAGAAGCGGTTCGGCGAGGGCGAGGCGCAGCAGACCGCCCGTCCGGCAGCGCCGGCCGCGGCACGTCCGGCGACGACGGCTCGTCCTGCAACGACGACGGCCCGCCCGGCGGCGGCAGCGCCTGCAAGCCGCCCTCCGGGAGTTGCCGCCGAGCCGGACGAGGACGAAGGTCCGCGCCTGATTCGCCGCGGCCCCGGCGGCGCCATGCGCCCGGCGGCTGCCCCCAAGACCACCCACCGTCCCGGCCCGCAGAAGCAGCGCGGCCGTCTCACCGTCGTCACTGCGCTCAATGCCGACGACGTACGCGAGCGCTCGATCGCGTCGTTCCGCCGCCGCACCCAGCGGCTGAAGGGGCATGCTTCCAACGAGCAGAAGGAAAAGCTGGTCCGCGAAGTGATCATCCCCGAGGCCATCACCATCCAGGAACTCGCCAACCGCATGTCCGAGCGCGCGGTCGACGTCATCCGCCTTCTGATGAAGCAGGGCGCGATGCACAAGATCACCGACGTGATCGACGCCGACACCGCGCAGCTGATCGCCGAGGAACTGGGTCACTCCGTCAAGCGCGTGGCCGCCTCCGACGTCGAGGAAGGCCTGTTCGACGTCGTCGACGATTCCACCGACACCGAGCCGCGCTCGCCCGTGGTCACCGTGATGGGCCATGTCGACCACGGCAAGACCTCGCTGCTCGACGCACTGCGCCATGCCAATGTGGTGTCCGGCGAAGCCGGCGGCATCACCCAGCATATCGGCGCCTATCAGGTGACCTCGCCGGAAAGCGGCAAGAAGATCACCTTCATCGACACCCCCGGCCACGCCGCGTTCAGCGCGATGCGCGCCCGCGGCGCCAAGGTGACCGACATCGTCGTGCTGGTGGTCGCCGCCGATGACGGCGTGATGCCGCAGACGGTGGAGGCGATCAACCACGCCAAGGCGGCGCAGGTTCCGATCATCGTCGCGATCAACAAGATCGACAAGCCGGATGCGAGGCCCGAGCGCGTGCGCACCGAGCTGCTGCAGCACGAGGTGCAGGTCGAATCGCTCGGCGGCGACGTCGTCGACGTCGAGGTGTCCGCCAAGAACAAGACCAACCTCGACCGGCTGCTCGAAATGATCGCGCTGCAGGCCGAACTGCTCGATCTCAAGACCAATTCGCACCGTCCGGCCGAAGGCACCGTGATCGAGGCCAAGCTCGACCGCGGCCGCGGCCCGGTCGCGACCGTGCTGGTTCAGCGCGGCACGCTCAAGGTCGGCGACATCGTGGTGGCCGGCGCCGAAATGGGCCGCGTCCGCGCGCTGATCTCCGACCAGGGCGAAACCGTCGAGGAGGCCGGCCCCTCGGTGCCGGTCGAAGTGCTCGGCTTCAACGGTCCGCCGGAGGCCGGCGACCGGCTCGCGGTGGTCGAGAACGAAGCCCGCGCCCGCCAGATCACCAGCTACCGCGCGCACCAGAAGCGCGAAAACGCGGCGGCCTCGATCTCGGGCATGCGCGGCTCGCTCGAGCAGATGATGTCGCAGCTCAAGACCGCGGGACGCAAGGAATTCCCGCTGATCGTCAAGGCCGACGTGCAGGGTTCGCTGGAAGCGATCCTGGGCTCGCTGGAAAAGCTCGGCACCGAGGAAGTCGCCGCCCGCATCCTGCATGCCGGCGTCGGCGGGATCTCGGAATCCGACGTAACGCTCGCCGAGGGCTTCAACGCGGCGATCATCGGCTTTTCGGTGCGCGCCAACAAGGAAGCCGCGGCGGCCGCCAAGCGCAACGGCATCGAAATCCGCTACTACAACGTCATCTACGACCTTGTGGATGACGTGAAGAAAGCGATGTCCGGCCTTCTCGCGCCCACATTGCGCGAAACCATGCTGGGCAATGCGCAGATCCTGGAGATCTTCAACATCTCCAAGGTCGGCAAGGTTGCGGGCTGCCGGGTGACCGACGGCACGGTGGAGCGCGGCGCCAATGTCCGGCTGATCCGCGACAACGTCGTCGTCCACGAAGGCAAGCTTTCGACGCTGAAGCGGTTCAAGGACGAAGTGAAGGAAGTGCAGGCCGGCCAGGAATGCGGCATGGCCTTCGAGAGCTACGGCGACATGCGTGTCGGCGACGTCATCGAATGTTACCGCGTGGAGACGATCCAGCGCTCGCTGTAAGTCCAAACCTTAACAGCGTGGTGCGGATTCGAACTTGAGCATCAAACCCTGCGCAAGCCGGGCTTGACGCTGGTCACCGAACTATTTTTGCCACGAAATGCCGGCACAGGCCGCGCTTCGCGCGGACTGTCGCGGCAATTGGGATTATTGACGATGGCTCGTCACAACCAGCGGAAGAGCGCGACGGCCGGCGGCTCGCAACGTCAGTTGCGCGTCGGCGAAGCGGTGCGCCACGCGATTGCCGACATTCTCTCGCATGGTCGTGCGCACGACCCGGACCTCGAGGGCCACATCATCACCGTGCCCGAGGTGCGGATGTCGCCGGACTTGAAGCTTGCGACCATCTACGTGATGCCGCTCGGCGGGCGCGACACCGACGTCGTGATCGCCGCGCTCGAGCGCAACAAGAAGTTCCTGCGCGGCGAAGTCGCGCGGCGCGTTAACCTAAAATTTGCTCCCGATATCCGCTTCCGTGTCGACGAGCGATTCGATGAAGCGGAACGGATCGAGAAATTATTGCGAACACCTGCAGTGCAGAGGGACCTCGCATCAGATCAGGACGAAAATTCATGAGCGTGACCCCGGCAAACAACGCGATTGACCTGCAAGAAGCCGATCAGAAAGACGCGCAGCACGAAATTTTTTCGCAACCGCGTGGTGCCGCCGCAAAGACCAACAACGATCCGCGCGCCGAGCGCAAGCCGCGGCAGAACAACCAGCCGCGGCGCGACCGGCGCGACATCCATGGCTGGGTCGTGCTCGACAAGCCGATCGGCATGACCTCGACGCAGGCGGTCGCGGTGGTGAAGCGGCTGTTCGACGCCAAGCGCGCGGGCCACGCCGGCACCCTCGATCCGCTCGCCTCCGGCGGCCTGCCGATCGCGCTCGGCGAGGCCACCAAGACGGTGGCCTATGTCATGGATGGCCGTAAACGCTACCGCTTCACGGTGCGCTGGGGCGAGGAACGCGACACCGACGACACCGAGGGGCGCGCGGTCGCTACCAGCGATGCAAGGCCCGCCGCGGAGGCGATCGAGAGCCTGTTGCCGCGGTTCACGGGGGTCATCGAGCAGGCCCC
This genomic interval from Bradyrhizobium sp. NP1 contains the following:
- the infB gene encoding translation initiation factor IF-2, encoding MVDTKTPGDKTLSVPTKTLTLKPRVETGTVRQSFSHGRSKQVVVEKRGKRRLPGEAPTAEPAAPEPAAKTAPSKATPGRAPLGRSSAAPPAAARNASGVVLRSLTEDEHAARASALADAKLREIEERRIAEEEAKRRASRESIEKAEREAAEARRKAEEERHRHDEEAKRKAEQEAKKRFGEGEAQQTARPAAPAAARPATTARPATTTARPAAAAPASRPPGVAAEPDEDEGPRLIRRGPGGAMRPAAAPKTTHRPGPQKQRGRLTVVTALNADDVRERSIASFRRRTQRLKGHASNEQKEKLVREVIIPEAITIQELANRMSERAVDVIRLLMKQGAMHKITDVIDADTAQLIAEELGHSVKRVAASDVEEGLFDVVDDSTDTEPRSPVVTVMGHVDHGKTSLLDALRHANVVSGEAGGITQHIGAYQVTSPESGKKITFIDTPGHAAFSAMRARGAKVTDIVVLVVAADDGVMPQTVEAINHAKAAQVPIIVAINKIDKPDARPERVRTELLQHEVQVESLGGDVVDVEVSAKNKTNLDRLLEMIALQAELLDLKTNSHRPAEGTVIEAKLDRGRGPVATVLVQRGTLKVGDIVVAGAEMGRVRALISDQGETVEEAGPSVPVEVLGFNGPPEAGDRLAVVENEARARQITSYRAHQKRENAAASISGMRGSLEQMMSQLKTAGRKEFPLIVKADVQGSLEAILGSLEKLGTEEVAARILHAGVGGISESDVTLAEGFNAAIIGFSVRANKEAAAAAKRNGIEIRYYNVIYDLVDDVKKAMSGLLAPTLRETMLGNAQILEIFNISKVGKVAGCRVTDGTVERGANVRLIRDNVVVHEGKLSTLKRFKDEVKEVQAGQECGMAFESYGDMRVGDVIECYRVETIQRSL
- the rbfA gene encoding 30S ribosome-binding factor RbfA — encoded protein: MARHNQRKSATAGGSQRQLRVGEAVRHAIADILSHGRAHDPDLEGHIITVPEVRMSPDLKLATIYVMPLGGRDTDVVIAALERNKKFLRGEVARRVNLKFAPDIRFRVDERFDEAERIEKLLRTPAVQRDLASDQDENS